In a genomic window of Penaeus vannamei isolate JL-2024 chromosome 10, ASM4276789v1, whole genome shotgun sequence:
- the LOC113810000 gene encoding carbohydrate sulfotransferase 1 isoform X2, with translation MLEDINKKLEKMNVDARSNAGLPSSEEKDEGEEEEGEIDVGGVVSGDEDVVNGRLLTSKGVPVKVVIMLGSTARSGTSLFGELLSQQKDSLYLFEPELFVRQHSGQKVTQELGMKHMRDMIHCRFDKDFITFLHRRSSPFNIFRHAVTKTNCRNWDTCLTIPRLTGACRAEPTRIMKVIRLRVVWMKELLDDPRYDVKVVHLVRDPRGSLYSMAKLHLHKLMPEYHCPLIYDDLVNGPKFMAEYPGRVISVTYEQFCLDPVGTATRVWRMLSGDEGASIPAMWSEYIEKHVHRTSTRRIAAYGTFRNSAEQYQSWRDNITEIALTSIEEHCQPALELLGYNVFGDLKTTRNLSVSLFAN, from the exons ATGTTGGAGGATATCAACAAAAAGCTCGAGAAAATGAATGTAGACGCAAGGTCGAACGCAGGACTTCCTTCGAgtgaggagaaggacgaaggggaggaggaggaaggagagatagacgtGGGAGGAGTGGTTTCCGGAGACGAGGACGTGGTCAATGGGAG ACTCTTGACCTCCAAGGGCGTCCCCGTGAAGGTCGTGATCATGCTGGGGTCGACGGCGAGGAGCGGCACCAGCCTCTTCGGGGAGCTCCTCTCGCAACAGAAGGATTCCCTGTACCTCTTCGAGCCCGAACTCTTCGTGAGGCAACACTCAGGCCAGAAG GTGACACAAGAGCTCGGCATGAAGCACATGAGAGACATGATCCACTGTCGATTTGACAAGGACTTCATCACCTTCCTGCACCGGCGGTCGTCCCCCTTCAACATCTTCCGCCACGCTGTCACCAAGACGAACTGCCGCAACTGGGACACGTGCCTCACCATCCCCAGGCTGACGGGAGCGTGCAGGGCGGAGCCAACGAGGATCATGAAG GTGATACGTCTGCGCGTGGTTTGGATGAAGGAACTGCTGGACGACCCGCGGTATGACGTGAAGGTCGTCCACCTGGTGCGCGACCCCCGGGGATCCCTCTACTCCATGGCCAAGCTCCACCTACACAAGCTCATGCCGGAGTACCACTGCCCCCTCATCTACGACGACCTCGTGAACGGCCCGAAATTCATGGCCGAGTACCCGGGGCGCGTCATCTCCGTCACCTACGAACAGTTTTGCCTCGACCCCGTTG GCACAGCAACGCGGGTGTGGCGAATGCTCTCCGGGGACGAAGGGGCGTCGATCCCCGCCATGTGGTCGGAGTACATTGAAAAGCACGTTCATCGCACTTCCACCAGACGCATCGCCGCCTACGGGACATTCCGAAACAGCGCCGAGCAATACCAGTCCTGGCGTGACAACATTACGGAAATTGCGTTAACGAGTATCGAGGAGCACTGTCAGCCCGCGTTGGAGCTTCTAGGGTATAACGTCTTCGGCGATCTAAAGACGACGAGGAACCTGTCCGTGTCTCTCTTCGCAAACTGA
- the LOC113810000 gene encoding carbohydrate sulfotransferase 1 isoform X3, which translates to MHIWFPSTPAAVGGGGGGADPRLLLRPKHSGLLTSKGVPVKVVIMLGSTARSGTSLFGELLSQQKDSLYLFEPELFVRQHSGQKVTQELGMKHMRDMIHCRFDKDFITFLHRRSSPFNIFRHAVTKTNCRNWDTCLTIPRLTGACRAEPTRIMKVIRLRVVWMKELLDDPRYDVKVVHLVRDPRGSLYSMAKLHLHKLMPEYHCPLIYDDLVNGPKFMAEYPGRVISVTYEQFCLDPVGTATRVWRMLSGDEGASIPAMWSEYIEKHVHRTSTRRIAAYGTFRNSAEQYQSWRDNITEIALTSIEEHCQPALELLGYNVFGDLKTTRNLSVSLFAN; encoded by the exons GTTTCCTTCGACGCCAGCAGctgttggtggcggtggcggcggcgctgATCCTCGTCTGCTTCTTCGCCCAAAACACTCAGG ACTCTTGACCTCCAAGGGCGTCCCCGTGAAGGTCGTGATCATGCTGGGGTCGACGGCGAGGAGCGGCACCAGCCTCTTCGGGGAGCTCCTCTCGCAACAGAAGGATTCCCTGTACCTCTTCGAGCCCGAACTCTTCGTGAGGCAACACTCAGGCCAGAAG GTGACACAAGAGCTCGGCATGAAGCACATGAGAGACATGATCCACTGTCGATTTGACAAGGACTTCATCACCTTCCTGCACCGGCGGTCGTCCCCCTTCAACATCTTCCGCCACGCTGTCACCAAGACGAACTGCCGCAACTGGGACACGTGCCTCACCATCCCCAGGCTGACGGGAGCGTGCAGGGCGGAGCCAACGAGGATCATGAAG GTGATACGTCTGCGCGTGGTTTGGATGAAGGAACTGCTGGACGACCCGCGGTATGACGTGAAGGTCGTCCACCTGGTGCGCGACCCCCGGGGATCCCTCTACTCCATGGCCAAGCTCCACCTACACAAGCTCATGCCGGAGTACCACTGCCCCCTCATCTACGACGACCTCGTGAACGGCCCGAAATTCATGGCCGAGTACCCGGGGCGCGTCATCTCCGTCACCTACGAACAGTTTTGCCTCGACCCCGTTG GCACAGCAACGCGGGTGTGGCGAATGCTCTCCGGGGACGAAGGGGCGTCGATCCCCGCCATGTGGTCGGAGTACATTGAAAAGCACGTTCATCGCACTTCCACCAGACGCATCGCCGCCTACGGGACATTCCGAAACAGCGCCGAGCAATACCAGTCCTGGCGTGACAACATTACGGAAATTGCGTTAACGAGTATCGAGGAGCACTGTCAGCCCGCGTTGGAGCTTCTAGGGTATAACGTCTTCGGCGATCTAAAGACGACGAGGAACCTGTCCGTGTCTCTCTTCGCAAACTGA
- the LOC113810000 gene encoding carbohydrate sulfotransferase 1 isoform X1 encodes MLGFLRRQQLLVAVAAALILVCFFAQNTQEQDVQNLKRMLEDINKKLEKMNVDARSNAGLPSSEEKDEGEEEEGEIDVGGVVSGDEDVVNGRLLTSKGVPVKVVIMLGSTARSGTSLFGELLSQQKDSLYLFEPELFVRQHSGQKVTQELGMKHMRDMIHCRFDKDFITFLHRRSSPFNIFRHAVTKTNCRNWDTCLTIPRLTGACRAEPTRIMKVIRLRVVWMKELLDDPRYDVKVVHLVRDPRGSLYSMAKLHLHKLMPEYHCPLIYDDLVNGPKFMAEYPGRVISVTYEQFCLDPVGTATRVWRMLSGDEGASIPAMWSEYIEKHVHRTSTRRIAAYGTFRNSAEQYQSWRDNITEIALTSIEEHCQPALELLGYNVFGDLKTTRNLSVSLFAN; translated from the exons GTTTCCTTCGACGCCAGCAGctgttggtggcggtggcggcggcgctgATCCTCGTCTGCTTCTTCGCCCAAAACACTCAGG AACAGGATGTGCAGAATCTCAAGAGAATGTTGGAGGATATCAACAAAAAGCTCGAGAAAATGAATGTAGACGCAAGGTCGAACGCAGGACTTCCTTCGAgtgaggagaaggacgaaggggaggaggaggaaggagagatagacgtGGGAGGAGTGGTTTCCGGAGACGAGGACGTGGTCAATGGGAG ACTCTTGACCTCCAAGGGCGTCCCCGTGAAGGTCGTGATCATGCTGGGGTCGACGGCGAGGAGCGGCACCAGCCTCTTCGGGGAGCTCCTCTCGCAACAGAAGGATTCCCTGTACCTCTTCGAGCCCGAACTCTTCGTGAGGCAACACTCAGGCCAGAAG GTGACACAAGAGCTCGGCATGAAGCACATGAGAGACATGATCCACTGTCGATTTGACAAGGACTTCATCACCTTCCTGCACCGGCGGTCGTCCCCCTTCAACATCTTCCGCCACGCTGTCACCAAGACGAACTGCCGCAACTGGGACACGTGCCTCACCATCCCCAGGCTGACGGGAGCGTGCAGGGCGGAGCCAACGAGGATCATGAAG GTGATACGTCTGCGCGTGGTTTGGATGAAGGAACTGCTGGACGACCCGCGGTATGACGTGAAGGTCGTCCACCTGGTGCGCGACCCCCGGGGATCCCTCTACTCCATGGCCAAGCTCCACCTACACAAGCTCATGCCGGAGTACCACTGCCCCCTCATCTACGACGACCTCGTGAACGGCCCGAAATTCATGGCCGAGTACCCGGGGCGCGTCATCTCCGTCACCTACGAACAGTTTTGCCTCGACCCCGTTG GCACAGCAACGCGGGTGTGGCGAATGCTCTCCGGGGACGAAGGGGCGTCGATCCCCGCCATGTGGTCGGAGTACATTGAAAAGCACGTTCATCGCACTTCCACCAGACGCATCGCCGCCTACGGGACATTCCGAAACAGCGCCGAGCAATACCAGTCCTGGCGTGACAACATTACGGAAATTGCGTTAACGAGTATCGAGGAGCACTGTCAGCCCGCGTTGGAGCTTCTAGGGTATAACGTCTTCGGCGATCTAAAGACGACGAGGAACCTGTCCGTGTCTCTCTTCGCAAACTGA